TACCTAAATGACACCAAGACATCTAACAGCCAAGCCAGAGTTACTCTAAAGTACTCAAGAACTACAAGGTTTGAACAGCTGAGTATGGACCATCTAGGAGTCCAGAACATGACTTACCATGATGTGTTTGACAAAGGGACGGCCACTCATGTGGTCACTGGTATTTTATATGGTGCTCAGGCTTTCTTTATATTTGATTGTGAGGTGACTTCATCAGAAAAAAAACAGGATATACAAGGAAATCTCCAGGTCATGATTAAAAAAATCCCCCTAGTTTCAATTGAAGGCAGCGGAGATCTGAACATGAACGATAAAGATAAGGAAGATGTTAGAAAATTCAGCTGTAAGTTTCATGGAGACTTTGCTCTGGAGAGAAATCCGGTCACATATGAAGATGCCATAAAAATTTATACTGATCTCCCGAATCTACTAGGAGAGAATGGGGAGAAGGCCGTACCTGTGAAAGTCTGGCTGTATCCACTGAGCAAACTGGACAGTAAAGCTGCCCAGCTGGTTCGAGAAATTAGTGCAAATCTTGTATTCAAGACAGAACACATAATACAGCAAATGGTAGATGTTACCATACAGTGTAATGATCTGATGAAGCATCCGGCTGCAGAGACCTTTCCAGACATCAAGAGTAACATCATCCAGTTCAGAGAGCAGTGTGAGCAATATACTCTGAAATTTCAGAAGAAACTTGGACAAACCTTACCCTCTATTCGTGGGGGGGGATTAGAGGAAGCTGCACTTGCTGACATTTTATTTGAAACAGAACAAGCTCCATTTGGAAATCACCATATTGAAAAATTTTTGAGCAGAAAACAACAGGAGATGAATACTGTGAGTTCCTATCTGAAAGTGCtgcacaatataaacatattacCATCTGAGAGTGAAATAAATAGACTAATATTTGACCCTATGATTGAATATGTTGTGTGTTATAATTTTACATcattaaatgaagaggatacatATCTATCTGATATATGCGATTGGTTCCAGACTCCTAAACAAACTGTCTATGAGAATACAAAGATCTCACAATGGTTCAATGACAAAGATGTCTCTAAAAGGGCCAGGAAATGTGTGAGAGCGTTTCAAGAATTTGCTGAAGTCAATGTATCCCTGGAAGAGACCCGATTCATTATCTCATCTGTCCCAGACCAACGTAATCCTGGAGTTTCTATTTATCTGTATGAAGATGGGGATTTGGTGAGTACAACATTTGAGCCTCCAACTAAACCTAATCTCCCAGTTATCAGCAGTAGGACCCATGATAGTATGGATCTCATCCTCAATCCTGCAGACTATGGGAAAGAGTTTATAGAAGGATACAGCATACAGTATAGATCTGCTGAGGAGGAGACCTGGACCACTTGTATAACAAAGGATAACAATGAGAAGATCACAATTACAGGATTAAAACCTAATACAAAGTATCAATTCAGACACTCTGCAGTGTGTAAACCAGGACTCAGTGCAGCCAGTGATGTTACAGAAGATGAGAGAACCCTTCCCACTAGTCCACCTGAAGTCATACAAGTCACTGCTGAACCATCATCTCTTATACTACACATCAAGGAACCGACTATAATCGGAGATGGAGCCACAGTAACAGAGTATAACGTCAAATACAAGGCGGAGGCTGAAAAGCAAGCACGGGATTGGATGGAATATAGATCAGGAAAGAAAGTTGAAACTTGTATCATTGAGGGGCTAAATCCAATGACATCCTACATAATACGTGTGTCGGCCATATGTAGTGACTCTGGGGTCAGTGCTCCAAGTGATGAGATTGTAGTTATGACAAAAGAAAAATCCTCTAATCTAAAGCATAAGCTCAAAAGAAAAAGTAATATGCTAACAAGGGAAAAAGCAACAGGAAAACCTTCCGTATACAAGCTGAAAACAGATCTTTGTAAATCTGGATTTCGCAAGTACAATTTAGGAACTGAGAACCTTCAGAAACATAATAAAGTGATTCTATTAATAGGAGCTACTGGATCAGGAAAAACAACACTGATCAATGGAATGGCCAACTACATCTTGGGTGTGGAATGGAAAGATGACTTTAGGTTCAAACTTGTACATGAAGTTACAGATAAATCTCAAGCTCACAGCCAAACCTCTGTAGTTACAGCCTACAAGATGAATCATGAAAGTGGGTATCAAATCCCTTATTCCCTCACCTTGATAGATACaccaggatttggagacaccAGAGGAATAGCACAGGACAAGAAGATCACAGGGGACATCCGCACATTTTTTTCCAGTGACAATGGCATTGATCAGATCAATGCTGTGTGCTTTGTAGTTCAGGCTGCTTTTGCCCGGTTGACACACGcccagaaatatatttttaattcggTTTTTTCAATCTTTGGAAAAGATATCAAAGACAACATATTTATTCTCATCAACTTCTCAGATGGTGCGAGACCTCCAGTACTAGAGGCTATTAAAGATGCTGACATCCCCTGCACTCTGGGCAGTAATGGTGACCCCATTCACTTCAAGTTCAACAATTCAGCTTTATTTGCCAACAAACAGGCGAGTAATGTGAGTTTTGATGAAATGTTCTGGAACATGGGAGCGCACAgtatgaaaacatttttcagtGATCTGAATAAATTAGAAACTAAAAGTCTCAAGTTGACCAAGGAAGTTCTCAGGGAACGGAAACAACTTGAGATGACTCTGCACTCTCTACAGACACAGATAAAGGCTGGACTAGTGAAACTGGATGAAATAAGGAAAACAGAGGAAGCTCTGAAGCAGAACAAGGATCGTATGGCTGCAAATAAAGACTTTAAGTATGAGGTAGAGATAACTGTTCCAGTACAGGAAGAGATATCAGGTAACTTCATAACTAACTGCCAACAATGTCACTTTACATGTCACTATCCCTGTATGATTCCTGATGACAAAGACAAGCATGGGTGTGCTGCTATGCGTGATGGATCCTGTACACAATGTCCAGGTAAATGTGTCTGGAATGTTCATTTCAATCAAAAGTATAAGTGGGATTATGTgactaaaaaagagaaaagaacctatGATCAGCTGAAAGCAAATTATGAAGCAGCTTTTGGAGAGGTGATGACTGTAGAAAATATGGCCAAAGAACTAAACAGTGAATATGGAATTATGACAGAACTTGTGTACAAACATATTAGCAACTCCTCTCAGAGTCTGAAGCGTCTCCGTGAAATCGCACTAATACCAAACCCGCTGTCAACCACAGAATACATTGATCTGATGATACAGAGCGAGGAACAAGATGTTAAACCAGGATATCAGGAGAGAATCAAGTCACTGAAGGAGGTCAGAGAGCAGGCGGAGATTTTACAGAAGATCGAGAAGGGAGAAGAGGTGCTACCTGTACAAAAGGAAAAGATGCACATAAAATTATTTCAGAAAACTGCTGAGATtgcaaataatgtaaaagataaggtGTCTTCCTTCTGGAAATCAAAGAAAAAGTAACATACTCTCATTTACCTGTGGAGAAAACAACATGAGACAGCACAGAAAAATCTAAATGTTATATTTGAAAAAGATGCCGTTAAGAAGTGgtcacatcatcaccatttatttatatagcgccactgattccgtagcgctgtacagagaactcattcacatcagtccctgccccattggagcttacagtctaaattccctaacacacacagacacacagacacagacagagagagagagaccagggtcaattctgatagcagccaattaacctaccagtatgtttttggagtgtgggaggaaaccggagcacccagaggaaacccatgcaaacacgggaagaacatacaaactccacacagataaggccatggtcgggaattgaactcgtgaccccagtgctgtgaggcagaagtgctaaccactgagccaccgtgctgcacatatGGACAGTAAAGAGCCACTAGATTATAATTTACAGTGAACAATTATCAAACACATGTTATCTGTAGAAAATAGATTCTTTACAATTTCTTCTCCTTATTTTCAAATGtaacaaatcattttaaaatgtcatttagTTAATGACACTGTTTTATTCAAGGATATTGATCAGCATGTTGACAATTACACACATTTATTGAGCGTTTTACATTCTTTAGATGAACATTTAAAAACTCttcagtttttttttcctttttaacctCAAACAAAACTCTTATTCTTAGTAAGAAATCTTCTGCACATATGGGAAAAATACTTTTTGTTGGAATTGTTACAGTATTACCGGTatgaaaaaatgtttctttgatTAGATTGTTTGGCTGGAAACAATGTACTGAAACAGCAGAAATGCGGAACAAATTTTAAtattgggtaaaaataaaaacatgcataaGACTATCAGGTTAAAACCTCTCTAAAATCTCTATAATACAAATAGACAATAGAAAATCATCATAGGAAGAATAACCAGGAATAGTAAACACTGGACAAAGTAATAAGTGGCAGTGCCTCTCCTATGGCAGCAAATGCAATAATTGAACAATAGCTGAACACTAGAGGGCTAATTCAAAGCTAGCAGGAAATCCAGCCAGGGGCATAGTGTGGGTGGAGTAAGTAGATTCGGTGCTCCAGTTGTTGGTGGCTGGTGGGGggcactattatcatcatcaccatttatttatatagcaccactaattccacagcactgtacagagaactcacatcacagactagggtcaatttgtttgcagccaattaacctaccagtatgtttttggagtatgggaggaaaccagagcacctggaggaaacccacacaaaggcaatggtcaggaattgaactcatgacaccagtgatgtaaggcagaggtgctaaccactacgccactgtgctgccccagtaGAATCTCCTCTCCCAGGGATCTGTGCaccagaggagggaagggggattGTCCTCTGCGGGCAGGGTCCTGGGTTCTGCAATGTTGGAGGCAGCTGCAGCAGCAGGTTCTGGCGGAGCCCCATAAATCTCCGGGCGTGGCAGCTTCAGCGGCAGCCAGATGAACAACCTGCACTGAGACTGCACAAAATCACCGGTAGAGGGCGCTGTCTTATATGTTACTCTTATGTGTGTTCTCACTGATATTctatgccagggtttcccaaattcACTCCTCCTTAATCCAATTAAAATCTTATGTACATCTAAATTACACCTATGGATTATATCTTCcacaaatttaaagttaatatactCTGTCATCATTTACATGTGAAATGAAAGATGTTTTCTATGCCATATGAATGCAGAAATGTCAATAAAAATTGAATTTTTCTCACATAAAGATCCCTGTTTCTCTCAGATCCTCTAACCCCTCATATTAAATCCTATAAGAGTCCCCCATACATGTACCCACTACACAAATGTCATCATTTGGAATGACGGCTGATTGCTACGGTacgacagctgttttatacggtatggcaaaatagaaaaatattacaGCAATTCTCAGTCTCttcaagaaatacagtaatatcAGTGTTTTCTAAATATAATGAGGTTAAAATCAATGCCTGTCAGTATGTAATCAGTTCTATGATATGGTTTCTTATGTTAGCATCCGGTATAAGCAATTCCCAATATAATCCTTATTGCTCTTAAAGGAAGCGagcatttaatattattattgttattattattattattattgttattattattattattgttattattaacataATGTCTGGCAATTCATATGTCAGCTCATACCTATCCTACACATAGGATTGTCTGTTTGGAATTTGTTATATGTTTCAGAGAAAATGTCAAGACTAACAAATATATTTCCCCATAGGGTATATGTAGGTTGTTTAGTGGTAGATTAGACTTTTATTAGAAACTCCtcaaaaaagagaaatatttgGACACTCCTGTGTAGCCTCAATACGGAATTAATTAAACCAATTAATTGATTACAAAGCCACCATACAATAAACATGTTAATATTTTTTGCAGCTTCTCA
The nucleotide sequence above comes from Mixophyes fleayi isolate aMixFle1 chromosome 6, aMixFle1.hap1, whole genome shotgun sequence. Encoded proteins:
- the LOC142095288 gene encoding uncharacterized protein LOC142095288, whose translation is MDPTLEQPRNLGSEKSHGRLDTMTIEMPALGRPFSLGMLYDCRDDKLIPGITLWNREALRKNVRSTPQDNTTFDFIASDTVSDKSSALNIKASLKASFISGLIEVGGSASYLNDTKTSNSQARVTLKYSRTTRFEQLSMDHLGVQNMTYHDVFDKGTATHVVTGILYGAQAFFIFDCEVTSSEKKQDIQGNLQVMIKKIPLVSIEGSGDLNMNDKDKEDVRKFSCKFHGDFALERNPVTYEDAIKIYTDLPNLLGENGEKAVPVKVWLYPLSKLDSKAAQLVREISANLVFKTEHIIQQMVDVTIQCNDLMKHPAAETFPDIKSNIIQFREQCEQYTLKFQKKLGQTLPSIRGGGLEEAALADILFETEQAPFGNHHIEKFLSRKQQEMNTVSSYLKVLHNINILPSESEINRLIFDPMIEYVVCYNFTSLNEEDTYLSDICDWFQTPKQTVYENTKISQWFNDKDVSKRARKCVRAFQEFAEVNVSLEETRFIISSVPDQRNPGVSIYLYEDGDLVSTTFEPPTKPNLPVISSRTHDSMDLILNPADYGKEFIEGYSIQYRSAEEETWTTCITKDNNEKITITGLKPNTKYQFRHSAVCKPGLSAASDVTEDERTLPTSPPEVIQVTAEPSSLILHIKEPTIIGDGATVTEYNVKYKAEAEKQARDWMEYRSGKKVETCIIEGLNPMTSYIIRVSAICSDSGVSAPSDEIVVMTKEKSSNLKHKLKRKSNMLTREKATGKPSVYKLKTDLCKSGFRKYNLGTENLQKHNKVILLIGATGSGKTTLINGMANYILGVEWKDDFRFKLVHEVTDKSQAHSQTSVVTAYKMNHESGYQIPYSLTLIDTPGFGDTRGIAQDKKITGDIRTFFSSDNGIDQINAVCFVVQAAFARLTHAQKYIFNSVFSIFGKDIKDNIFILINFSDGARPPVLEAIKDADIPCTLGSNGDPIHFKFNNSALFANKQASNVSFDEMFWNMGAHSMKTFFSDLNKLETKSLKLTKEVLRERKQLEMTLHSLQTQIKAGLVKLDEIRKTEEALKQNKDRMAANKDFKYEVEITVPVQEEISGNFITNCQQCHFTCHYPCMIPDDKDKHGCAAMRDGSCTQCPGKCVWNVHFNQKYKWDYVTKKEKRTYDQLKANYEAAFGEVMTVENMAKELNSEYGIMTELVYKHISNSSQSLKRLREIALIPNPLSTTEYIDLMIQSEEQDVKPGYQERIKSLKEVREQAEILQKIEKGEEVLPVQKEKMHIKLFQKTAEIANNVKDKVSSFWKSKKK